The proteins below are encoded in one region of Apium graveolens cultivar Ventura chromosome 4, ASM990537v1, whole genome shotgun sequence:
- the LOC141716741 gene encoding uncharacterized protein LOC141716741 translates to MYPSNGYVNSTTFPDNDFNPNLEIQDLSSSSSSLFHFPSPLNQYEDEAIYLQHFHAILCQNDLEKNGATNEMTVPESTPINSSQSNADMKVHVCVGGSNDQPVAKKKMSKKDRHSKINTAHGPRDRRMRLSLDVARKFFGLQDMLRFDKASKTVDWLLKQSKEAIRELIGEFPQTNTGSAIFTATTSDCEVLSGIDEYSVPETASTKTVSPSTHSKNKRIRRVRKSIFYPFAKESRKKARERARERTNDKKKQKQQQQQQLDDQQSTKLMTWSTTGTGKELAGSNHNTICYNTPPSLMDDIEEIKNVYQQQQMRSQRIREENINDSDPNLFVIAGNWSPSALFNYQQSSEISEEFADLQFYGYHNKT, encoded by the exons ATGTACCCCTCAAACGGCTATGTAAATAGTACTACTTTCCCAGATAATGACTTTAACCCGAATTTAGAAATCCAAgatctctcttcttcttcctcttctttgTTCCATTTTCCTTCTCCATTAAATCAATACGAAGACGAGGCAATTTACCTTCAGCACTTCCATGCTATTTTATGTCAAAATGACCTAGAGAAGAATGGAGCCACAAACGAAATGACTGTCCCCGAAAGCACACCAATTAATTCTAGCCAGAGTAATGCCGATATGAAGGTACATGTTTGTGTAGGAGGAAGCAATGATCAGCCAGTTGCAAAAAAGAAAATGTCTAAGAAAGACAGACACAGCAAGATCAACACTGCTCATGGCCCTAGAGACAGAAGAATGAGGCTTTCCCTCGATGTTGCTAGAAAGTTTTTCGGACTGCAAGACATGCTGAGGTTTGATAAGGCTAGTAAAACTGTTGACTGGCTGCTCAAACAGTCAAAAGAGGCCATCAGGGAACTTATTGGTGAGTTCCCTCAGACAAACACAGGCTCTGCTATATTTACCGCTACAACTTCAGATTGCGAAGTTTTGTCTGGAATTGACGAGTACTCCGTGCCAGAGACTGCATCCACTAAAACTGTGTCACCTTCAACTCACAGTAAAAATAAGAGAATTAGAAGAGTTAGAAAAAGTATATTTTATCCCTTTGCCAAGGAATCAAGGAAAAAGGCTAGGGAGAGAGCAAGGGAGCGGACAAATGACAAGAAAAAGCAgaagcagcagcagcagcagcagcttGATGATCAACAATCGACAAAGTTAATGACTTGGAGCACAACTGGAACCGGCAAAGAACTGGCGGGTAGCAATCATAACACCATCTGCTACAACACTCCACCTTCATTAATGGACGATATTGAAGAAATAAAAAATGTTTATCAGCAGCAGCAGATGAGAAGTCAAAGGATCAGAGAGGAAAACATCAATGATTCTGATCCGAATTTGTTCGTAATAGCTGGAAACTGGAGTCCGTCGGCTCTCTTCAATTATCAGCAAAGTTCTGAAATTTCTGAAGAG TTTGCAGACTTACAGTTTTATGGATATCACAACAAAACCTAG